A part of Saccharomonospora amisosensis genomic DNA contains:
- a CDS encoding ferredoxin--NADP reductase, whose translation MAESSRVLRVADVVAETAQAHSIVFDTEELDYKPGQFLTVRIPSDECGSVARCYSLSSSPYSGEQPRVTVKRDGYASNWLCDNVRPGSELEILPPSGVFTPRSLDEDLLLFAAGSGITPVMSIVRSVLGDGEGHLTLVYANRDENSVIFAGALRDLAARHPDRLTVMHWLESVQGLPTTEQLRALATPFAQREAFVCGPRPFMSAATSALKSLGLPRSRIHTEKFVSLGGNPFEIAEREQRRSKSTQAAQTAQSPTTLTVSLDGTQRTLTWPRDRKLLDHLLDEGMDAPYSCREGQCSACACRITSGEVKMLNNEVLDSEDIADGIVLACQSLPITDEVSISYE comes from the coding sequence ATGGCTGAGAGCTCGCGTGTGCTGCGCGTGGCCGACGTCGTGGCGGAGACCGCGCAGGCGCACTCCATCGTGTTCGACACAGAGGAGCTGGACTACAAGCCGGGCCAGTTCCTCACGGTGCGGATCCCCAGCGACGAGTGCGGCTCCGTGGCGCGCTGCTACTCGCTGTCCAGCTCGCCTTACTCCGGGGAGCAGCCCAGGGTCACGGTGAAGCGGGACGGCTACGCCTCGAACTGGTTGTGCGACAACGTCCGGCCCGGCAGTGAGCTCGAGATCCTGCCTCCCAGCGGGGTGTTCACGCCCCGTTCGCTCGACGAGGACCTGTTGCTGTTCGCCGCGGGCAGCGGCATCACGCCGGTCATGTCGATCGTGCGGTCGGTACTCGGCGACGGCGAAGGACACCTCACCCTCGTCTACGCCAATCGCGACGAGAACTCGGTGATCTTCGCGGGCGCGCTGCGCGATCTCGCGGCGCGGCACCCGGACCGGCTCACCGTGATGCACTGGCTGGAGTCGGTGCAGGGCTTGCCCACCACCGAGCAACTGCGCGCCCTCGCCACGCCGTTCGCGCAGCGGGAAGCGTTCGTGTGCGGGCCGCGCCCGTTCATGTCGGCGGCGACGTCTGCGCTGAAGTCGCTTGGCCTGCCACGCTCGCGCATCCACACCGAGAAGTTCGTCTCGCTGGGTGGCAACCCGTTCGAGATCGCCGAGCGTGAGCAGCGACGGAGCAAATCGACGCAGGCAGCGCAGACAGCGCAGTCGCCGACCACCTTGACGGTTTCGCTGGACGGCACTCAGCGCACCCTCACCTGGCCGCGCGACCGCAAGCTGCTGGATCACCTGCTCGACGAGGGCATGGACGCCCCCTACTCCTGCAGGGAGGGCCAGTGCAGCGCGTGCGCGTGCCGGATCACCTCCGGTGAGGTCAAGATGCTCAACAACGAGGTGCTTGACTCAGAAGACATCGCCGACGGGATCGTGCTGGCATGCCAGTCGCTGCCGATCACCGACGAGGTGTCCATCAGCTACGAGTAA
- a CDS encoding MaoC/PaaZ C-terminal domain-containing protein — protein MPIDPDAAIGADLGETTFSWSSSEVLLYHLALGAGARPTDPRELRYAYEADLRVLPTFATVAANFRTFEPPAVSFPGIDIDLAKVVHGTQEVALHRPIPTDGKAVARSRIADVLDKGKAAVIVQETRVDDESGEPLWTARSSIFARGEGGFGGKRGASERIELPDREPDAVVDTPTLPQQALLYRLCGDRNPLHADPAFAKAAGFDVPILHGLCTYGIVAKAVTDTMLDADVTRVRSWAAKFAGIVLPGETLRTRIWRDGERFLVTATVLDRDEAPALSDAVLHTTDAS, from the coding sequence ATGCCCATCGATCCCGATGCCGCGATCGGAGCGGATCTCGGCGAGACCACGTTCTCCTGGTCGTCCTCGGAGGTGCTGCTCTACCACCTCGCGTTGGGGGCGGGTGCCAGGCCGACCGACCCTCGGGAACTGCGCTACGCCTACGAGGCCGACCTGCGGGTACTGCCGACGTTCGCTACCGTGGCGGCCAACTTCCGCACCTTCGAGCCGCCCGCGGTGTCCTTCCCAGGCATCGACATCGACCTGGCCAAGGTGGTGCACGGCACGCAGGAGGTGGCGCTGCACCGTCCCATCCCCACCGACGGAAAGGCGGTGGCGCGCTCACGCATCGCCGACGTTCTCGACAAGGGCAAGGCCGCGGTCATCGTGCAGGAGACGCGGGTCGACGACGAGTCGGGCGAGCCACTGTGGACGGCGCGGTCGAGCATCTTCGCCAGGGGCGAAGGTGGTTTCGGGGGCAAGCGTGGTGCCTCGGAGCGGATCGAGCTTCCCGACCGCGAGCCGGACGCTGTGGTGGACACCCCGACACTGCCGCAGCAGGCGCTGCTGTACCGGCTGTGTGGTGACCGCAACCCGCTACACGCCGACCCCGCGTTCGCCAAGGCGGCCGGATTCGACGTGCCGATCCTGCACGGGCTGTGCACCTACGGCATCGTCGCCAAGGCCGTGACTGACACCATGCTCGACGCCGACGTCACGCGGGTCCGCTCGTGGGCGGCGAAGTTCGCGGGCATCGTGCTGCCGGGCGAGACGCTGCGCACGCGGATCTGGCGAGACGGTGAGCGGTTCCTCGTCACCGCCACGGTGCTCGACCGCGACGAGGCACCGGCGCTGTCCGACGCGGTGCTGCACACGACCGACGCGTCATGA
- a CDS encoding DUF5134 domain-containing protein, translating to MNIPLVLAWLLTAAFLLLTFPAVSRLTRLDYVRLGSGVRQQDVAGLLMAVAMLAMVSPVGAPIPVAGWEALFVLTAGWFVAAAVRDRSAQGVCRRCDLHYGIAAVAMFYMLLAMPHGDGGHTVWPNMVSGASSGGMAWPVLAALGAAYFTYDGVQAGMRGLRLASRTGDTARETLPPGFVSRTVCRAGMGLGMAIMFVAGL from the coding sequence GTGAACATTCCTCTGGTTCTGGCATGGTTGCTCACCGCGGCCTTCCTGCTGCTGACGTTCCCGGCTGTTTCGCGGCTGACGCGGCTGGACTACGTGCGGCTGGGCTCCGGCGTGCGGCAGCAGGACGTCGCCGGCCTGCTGATGGCAGTCGCGATGCTGGCGATGGTGTCGCCGGTCGGCGCGCCGATACCCGTGGCGGGTTGGGAGGCGCTGTTCGTGTTGACCGCGGGCTGGTTCGTCGCGGCCGCGGTCCGGGACCGTTCGGCGCAAGGGGTGTGCCGACGCTGCGACCTGCACTACGGGATCGCCGCCGTGGCGATGTTCTACATGCTCCTCGCGATGCCGCACGGCGACGGCGGGCACACCGTGTGGCCGAACATGGTCTCCGGCGCCTCGTCCGGTGGCATGGCGTGGCCGGTGCTGGCCGCGCTGGGCGCGGCCTACTTCACCTATGACGGTGTGCAGGCGGGCATGCGCGGCCTGCGCCTGGCGAGCAGGACCGGGGACACCGCGCGGGAAACACTGCCGCCCGGCTTCGTTTCCCGCACGGTGTGCCGCGCCGGGATGGGCCTGGGTATGGCGATCATGTTCGTCGCGGGCCTGTGA
- a CDS encoding WS/DGAT/MGAT family O-acyltransferase — MQRLSGLDASFLYLETPAQLLHICGLLTLDPSTVPGGYDFDRLVAELRERVELAAVFRRKLFDSPLNLNHPMWVEDTEFDLEHHVHRIAVPSPGGREDLAELCAHFAGQPLDRSRPLWEMYVIEGLADGGVAVLLKMHHASVDGVSGANLLTYLAGVEPDSPRPRPGKGGRTNQQPPSTLALVLDSAAAAAHRPVQLVKLLPGLLGLVPRWIGRSLQGKGMATPFTAPRTPFNGTITGHRAVAYTQVDLAEVKAVKNAFGVTVNDVVLAMVAGALRRFLAERGQLPDDPLLATVPVSVHERSARERGSNKVSALFASLPTHLAEPAARVFAIAESNRRSKEHHRTIDADMLQDWAQFAAPTTLGLAVRAYSALRLAEKHPVVHNLVVSNVPGPPMPLYLLGARVTGLYPLGPVFHGAGLNITVLSNAGRVHVGLLGARELVGDLWPLADGIPEALRELRDLPHGSSPA, encoded by the coding sequence GTGCAGCGACTGAGTGGCCTCGACGCGAGCTTTCTCTACCTGGAGACACCCGCGCAGTTGCTGCACATCTGTGGTCTGCTAACGCTCGACCCTTCGACCGTTCCCGGCGGCTACGACTTCGACCGGCTCGTCGCCGAGTTGCGCGAGCGCGTGGAGCTGGCCGCGGTGTTTCGTCGCAAGCTGTTCGACTCGCCGCTGAACCTCAACCACCCCATGTGGGTCGAGGACACCGAGTTCGACCTCGAACACCACGTGCACCGCATCGCCGTGCCCTCGCCCGGCGGGCGGGAGGATCTGGCCGAGCTGTGCGCCCACTTCGCGGGCCAGCCCCTCGACAGGTCCCGGCCGCTGTGGGAGATGTATGTCATCGAGGGGTTGGCGGACGGCGGTGTCGCGGTACTGCTGAAGATGCACCACGCCAGCGTCGACGGGGTCAGCGGCGCCAACCTGCTGACCTACCTGGCGGGGGTGGAGCCGGATTCCCCACGGCCTCGTCCCGGCAAGGGCGGGCGAACCAACCAGCAGCCGCCGTCGACCCTCGCGCTGGTGTTGGACAGCGCGGCAGCCGCCGCCCACCGGCCAGTGCAACTGGTCAAACTGCTGCCCGGTCTGCTGGGCCTCGTGCCTCGCTGGATCGGCCGCTCGCTGCAGGGCAAGGGCATGGCCACGCCGTTCACGGCACCCCGTACGCCGTTCAACGGCACGATCACCGGGCATCGGGCCGTGGCCTACACCCAGGTGGACCTCGCCGAGGTGAAAGCGGTCAAGAACGCTTTCGGCGTCACCGTCAACGACGTGGTGCTGGCGATGGTCGCGGGCGCGCTGCGGCGGTTCCTCGCCGAGCGCGGGCAGTTGCCCGACGACCCGTTGCTTGCCACCGTGCCGGTGTCGGTGCACGAGCGCAGCGCACGCGAGCGGGGTAGCAACAAGGTGTCCGCGCTGTTCGCCTCACTGCCCACCCACCTCGCGGAGCCCGCCGCGCGAGTGTTCGCCATCGCCGAGAGCAACCGCCGCTCCAAGGAACACCACCGCACGATCGACGCGGACATGCTGCAGGACTGGGCCCAGTTCGCCGCGCCGACCACACTGGGCCTGGCGGTGCGTGCCTACTCGGCACTGCGGCTCGCCGAGAAGCACCCGGTGGTCCACAACCTCGTGGTGTCGAACGTGCCCGGGCCGCCCATGCCGCTCTACCTGCTGGGTGCCCGCGTCACGGGGCTGTACCCGCTCGGCCCGGTGTTCCACGGGGCTGGGCTGAACATCACCGTGCTGTCCAACGCGGGCCGGGTACACGTCGGTCTGCTCGGCGCGCGGGAACTCGTGGGCGACCTGTGGCCGCTGGCCGACGGGATTCCGGAGGCGTTGCGGGAACTGCGCGACCTGCCACACGGGTCATCACCTGCTTGA
- a CDS encoding alpha/beta hydrolase, whose amino-acid sequence MHPSFRTRRALGLALTANAVRPLRGMRAGIPSFFAGWLTSELAPHLLALTATDTAAHVARRGLRGADRVGLVLGGLSAAGLAGLIVSAQRARGAVEQALVQALGPGYQQELPRPPSPRDLATPWGQLVLPFRMRNPEVHCDRDIAYAPGGRRFLLDVYRPLKPVSGRPVLLQVHGGAWMVGNKEQQGVPLMLHMAQRGWVCVAINYPLSPSARWPEHIVAAKRALVWIRRHIADYGGDPSYVVATGGSAGGHLAALLALTPGDAALQPGFEDADTSVQACVPAYGVYDFAATSGAPTATARMHSILARYVVGKDPREHHDDYVAASPLDRITDKAPPFFVIHGEHDTLIPVAEAREFVRRLRQVSHNPVGFAEIPGAQHAFDIFPSIRSAHVVRGIERFLEWTYLYRQR is encoded by the coding sequence ATGCATCCCTCGTTCAGGACCCGCAGAGCACTCGGGTTGGCGCTCACCGCGAACGCTGTCCGGCCCCTGCGCGGCATGCGCGCGGGCATCCCTTCGTTCTTCGCGGGCTGGCTGACCTCGGAACTCGCGCCGCACCTGCTCGCGCTGACGGCAACCGACACGGCCGCACATGTGGCGAGGCGGGGACTTCGCGGAGCCGACCGGGTGGGCCTTGTGCTCGGTGGGCTGTCGGCCGCGGGGCTGGCGGGGCTGATAGTCTCGGCGCAGCGAGCCCGCGGCGCGGTGGAGCAGGCGCTCGTCCAGGCGCTGGGACCTGGCTACCAGCAGGAACTGCCACGACCGCCGAGCCCAAGGGATCTCGCGACGCCGTGGGGGCAGCTCGTGCTGCCGTTTCGGATGCGCAACCCCGAGGTGCACTGCGACCGTGACATCGCCTACGCGCCGGGTGGCAGGCGGTTCCTGCTCGACGTGTACCGGCCTCTGAAACCGGTGTCCGGGCGGCCGGTGCTGCTTCAGGTTCATGGTGGAGCCTGGATGGTCGGTAACAAGGAGCAGCAGGGTGTACCGCTGATGCTGCACATGGCGCAGCGTGGATGGGTCTGTGTGGCGATCAACTACCCGCTGTCACCATCGGCGCGTTGGCCCGAACACATCGTCGCGGCAAAGCGGGCGCTGGTGTGGATACGCCGACACATCGCCGACTACGGTGGCGACCCGTCGTATGTGGTGGCCACCGGCGGCTCGGCGGGTGGGCATCTCGCCGCGCTGTTGGCGCTGACCCCGGGGGACGCCGCGTTGCAGCCGGGGTTCGAGGATGCCGACACCAGCGTGCAGGCGTGCGTGCCCGCCTACGGCGTCTACGACTTCGCCGCCACAAGCGGTGCCCCGACCGCGACGGCGAGGATGCACTCGATCCTCGCGCGCTACGTGGTGGGCAAGGACCCCCGCGAGCACCACGACGACTACGTCGCGGCCTCACCGCTGGACCGCATCACCGACAAGGCACCACCGTTCTTCGTCATCCACGGAGAGCACGACACGCTGATCCCCGTGGCCGAAGCGCGTGAGTTCGTGCGGCGGCTGCGGCAGGTGTCGCACAACCCTGTCGGCTTCGCCGAGATCCCCGGCGCCCAACACGCGTTCGACATCTTCCCCTCCATCCGCAGCGCGCACGTGGTGCGCGGGATCGAGCGGTTCCTGGAGTGGACCTACCTGTACCGGCAACGGTGA
- a CDS encoding acyl-CoA dehydrogenase, translating to MSIALTEEQRALADSITDLSARGGASTELASIGLFAIAVREELGGAGAEVADLAVGLEHAAAALLPGPVFGSALAGLVLARHACAELAKEVVPALADGSARAAVALRSGGLAARRTPDGGLVVRGTTGPVLDADEHAHLLLAASVEGEPVWFLLAPGQGKVNRVEQFDATRPLASVELPETEVAPSAVLGSAPVTDLAVTLAAAEAAGVAGWCVRTAADYAKVREQFGRPIGSFQAVKHLCAGLLCRAELAVALAWDAARAADTDPEQHALAAAVAGAGALDAAVENAKDCIQVLGGIGFTWEHEAHRYLRRAVAMRQLLGGTARWRRRAGELVLAGARRSLDVDLSAYGEEEFARQARRTAEEIARLAPGDQRARLVETGYLVPHWPKPYGLSATPAQQLTIDAELDRAGVVRPDLVIGAWAVPTILRHGSDQQRERFVGPTLRGELTWCQLFSEPGAGSDLASLRTKATRVEGGWRLSGQKVWTSLAHEADWGICLARTDPEAPKHKGITYFLVDMRSTGIEVRPLREITGEARFNEVFLDEVFVPDDLVVGEVNGGWRLARTTLANERVAIGGGSSVGEAVEQLLAQHPALDPERLGTLVVDGSAVSVLDLRDTLRRLDGGQPGAESSVRKLIGVRHRQEAAEAALDAHAEAAVAVDEGTSSAQHEFLLTRCLSIAGGTTQVLLNVVAERLLGLPRDQ from the coding sequence GTGTCGATCGCGCTTACCGAGGAGCAACGGGCACTGGCCGACTCCATAACGGACCTGTCAGCCCGCGGCGGGGCGAGCACCGAACTCGCCTCGATCGGATTGTTCGCCATCGCGGTGCGGGAGGAGCTCGGCGGCGCGGGCGCCGAGGTGGCCGATCTCGCCGTCGGGCTGGAGCATGCCGCTGCCGCGCTGCTGCCTGGACCGGTGTTCGGCAGCGCACTGGCAGGCCTCGTGCTGGCAAGGCACGCCTGCGCGGAGCTGGCCAAAGAGGTGGTGCCCGCGCTGGCCGACGGCAGCGCCCGTGCCGCCGTCGCACTGCGTAGCGGTGGCTTGGCCGCACGGCGCACACCCGACGGTGGGCTCGTGGTGCGTGGCACGACCGGACCGGTGCTGGACGCCGACGAGCACGCCCACCTGCTGCTGGCCGCGAGCGTCGAGGGCGAGCCCGTCTGGTTCCTGCTCGCCCCGGGGCAGGGCAAGGTCAACCGCGTCGAGCAATTCGACGCCACCCGTCCGCTCGCCTCGGTGGAGCTGCCCGAGACCGAGGTCGCACCCTCGGCCGTGCTCGGCAGCGCACCCGTTACCGACCTCGCCGTAACGCTGGCCGCCGCCGAGGCCGCTGGTGTCGCAGGCTGGTGCGTGCGCACCGCGGCCGACTACGCCAAGGTGCGCGAACAGTTCGGTAGGCCCATCGGCTCCTTCCAGGCGGTCAAGCACCTGTGCGCGGGGTTGCTGTGCCGTGCGGAGCTGGCGGTCGCGCTCGCATGGGACGCCGCTCGCGCTGCCGACACCGACCCGGAGCAGCACGCGCTCGCCGCCGCGGTGGCAGGCGCGGGGGCACTCGACGCGGCCGTCGAGAACGCCAAGGACTGCATCCAGGTGCTGGGCGGCATCGGATTCACCTGGGAACACGAAGCGCATCGCTACCTGCGCCGAGCCGTGGCGATGCGGCAACTGCTCGGCGGCACGGCGCGCTGGCGACGCCGGGCAGGGGAACTGGTGCTAGCCGGCGCCCGGCGCAGTCTCGACGTGGACCTGTCGGCCTACGGCGAGGAGGAGTTCGCTCGCCAGGCACGCCGCACCGCCGAGGAGATCGCGCGGCTGGCTCCCGGTGACCAGCGGGCCAGGCTGGTCGAGACCGGCTATCTCGTGCCGCACTGGCCCAAGCCGTACGGCCTTTCGGCCACCCCGGCACAGCAGTTGACTATCGACGCGGAACTGGACCGCGCGGGTGTCGTCAGGCCGGACCTGGTCATCGGGGCATGGGCGGTGCCGACGATCCTGCGCCACGGCAGCGACCAGCAGCGCGAACGGTTCGTCGGACCCACACTTCGCGGTGAGCTGACCTGGTGCCAGCTGTTCAGCGAGCCGGGGGCGGGTTCCGACCTGGCTTCGCTGCGCACCAAGGCGACCCGTGTCGAGGGTGGCTGGCGGCTTTCCGGCCAAAAGGTGTGGACCTCGCTGGCACACGAGGCCGATTGGGGGATCTGCCTCGCACGCACCGACCCGGAGGCACCCAAGCACAAGGGCATCACGTACTTCCTTGTGGACATGCGCTCCACGGGCATCGAAGTGCGGCCGCTGCGGGAGATCACCGGGGAGGCACGGTTCAACGAGGTCTTCCTCGACGAGGTGTTCGTGCCGGACGACCTCGTCGTGGGTGAGGTGAACGGTGGCTGGCGGCTGGCGCGAACCACGCTGGCCAACGAGCGGGTAGCCATCGGTGGCGGCTCGTCGGTGGGGGAAGCCGTCGAACAGTTGCTCGCCCAGCACCCGGCGCTGGACCCGGAGCGTCTCGGCACCCTAGTGGTGGACGGGTCGGCGGTGTCGGTGCTGGACCTGCGCGACACGTTGCGCAGGCTCGACGGCGGCCAGCCGGGGGCGGAGTCCAGCGTGCGCAAGCTCATCGGGGTGCGGCACAGGCAGGAGGCCGCGGAAGCGGCGCTGGATGCCCACGCCGAGGCCGCTGTCGCCGTGGACGAGGGCACCTCGTCGGCGCAGCACGAGTTCCTGCTCACCCGCTGCCTGAGCATCGCGGGCGGTACGACGCAGGTGTTGCTCAACGTGGTGGCCGAGCGGCTGCTCGGCCTGCCGCGTGACCAATGA
- the kstR gene encoding cholesterol catabolism transcriptional regulator KstR, translated as MPMASKPKAPTQPKGRGALSPLGGEELGSAAQRDRRKRILDATLALASKGGYDAVQMRAVAERADVALGTLYRYFPSKIHLLVSGLAREFERAQEKLDRGTIPGDTPTERVLYVLGRNTRLMQRDPHLTEAMVRAFMFADTTAAAEVELVGRRLENMFAKAMGIESPTEHDRDVFHVIADVWMANLVAWVTRRASAADVANRLELSVHLLLDKEIAPRR; from the coding sequence ATGCCGATGGCAAGCAAGCCCAAGGCGCCGACCCAACCCAAGGGCCGCGGCGCCCTGAGCCCGCTCGGCGGTGAGGAACTGGGCTCGGCCGCGCAGCGCGACCGGCGCAAACGCATCCTCGACGCGACGCTGGCCCTCGCATCCAAGGGCGGCTACGACGCCGTGCAGATGCGCGCGGTCGCCGAGCGTGCTGACGTCGCCCTCGGCACCCTGTACCGGTACTTCCCCTCCAAGATCCACCTGCTGGTTTCCGGCCTCGCCCGCGAGTTCGAACGGGCACAGGAGAAGCTGGACCGGGGCACCATTCCCGGCGACACACCGACCGAACGGGTGCTCTACGTGCTCGGCAGGAACACCCGCCTGATGCAGCGCGACCCGCACCTCACCGAGGCGATGGTGCGGGCCTTCATGTTCGCCGACACCACCGCCGCGGCCGAGGTCGAACTGGTCGGCAGGCGGCTGGAGAACATGTTCGCCAAGGCGATGGGTATCGAGTCGCCGACCGAGCACGACCGCGACGTCTTCCACGTGATCGCCGACGTATGGATGGCCAATCTGGTCGCATGGGTGACCAGGCGTGCCTCGGCCGCCGACGTTGCCAACCGCTTGGAACTGTCGGTGCATCTGTTGCTGGACAAGGAGATCGCGCCGCGGCGCTGA
- a CDS encoding TIGR03557 family F420-dependent LLM class oxidoreductase — protein MSEVQIGIAAALEQFSPRESIELAALAEQHGFSGQMAADHFQPWVPAQGQASFVWSVLASLAENTTGDLGPGVTCPSFRQHPAMVAQAAATLEATYPGRTWLGIGSGEALNEHVIGGYWPEAPERVRRMFEALEIINKLFTGKDVKHSGEFFKLHTTRLWTMPEAPPPIYIASAGPYTSRKTGELADGLITPGASVEKLAGILDNFGKGARKAGKDPDSMPKLLQVHLSWADTDEEAWDNAMRQWPNGGMKFPKADVRSPFDFEQMAKLVRREDFEGRMVISADPDVHRAALQRFVDAGFNRIYLHNVGRNQQRWLEVFGKEVLPKLTA, from the coding sequence GTGAGTGAGGTTCAGATCGGCATCGCGGCGGCGTTGGAGCAGTTCTCGCCTAGAGAGTCCATCGAGTTGGCGGCCCTGGCCGAGCAGCACGGGTTCTCCGGGCAGATGGCGGCCGATCATTTCCAGCCGTGGGTGCCCGCGCAGGGCCAGGCGTCGTTCGTCTGGAGCGTGCTGGCCTCACTCGCCGAGAACACCACAGGGGACCTCGGCCCTGGTGTGACGTGCCCGTCGTTTCGCCAGCATCCGGCCATGGTGGCGCAGGCCGCGGCGACGCTGGAGGCCACCTATCCTGGCAGGACGTGGCTGGGAATCGGTTCCGGCGAGGCGCTGAACGAGCACGTCATCGGTGGTTACTGGCCGGAGGCCCCGGAGCGGGTGCGGCGGATGTTCGAGGCGCTCGAAATCATCAACAAGTTGTTCACCGGTAAGGACGTCAAGCACAGCGGTGAGTTCTTCAAGCTGCACACCACCCGGCTGTGGACGATGCCGGAGGCGCCGCCGCCGATCTACATCGCCTCGGCGGGTCCATACACCTCGCGCAAGACCGGCGAACTCGCAGACGGCCTGATCACCCCAGGTGCCTCGGTGGAGAAGCTGGCCGGCATCCTCGATAACTTCGGCAAGGGCGCACGCAAGGCAGGCAAGGACCCCGACAGCATGCCGAAGCTGTTGCAGGTGCACCTTTCCTGGGCCGACACCGACGAGGAGGCCTGGGACAACGCGATGCGGCAGTGGCCCAACGGTGGCATGAAGTTCCCCAAGGCCGACGTGCGTTCACCCTTCGACTTCGAGCAGATGGCCAAGCTGGTGCGCAGGGAGGACTTCGAGGGCCGCATGGTGATCTCGGCCGACCCGGACGTGCACCGAGCCGCGCTCCAGCGCTTCGTCGATGCCGGGTTCAACCGGATCTACCTGCACAACGTGGGACGCAACCAACAGCGGTGGTTGGAGGTGTTCGGCAAGGAGGTGCTGCCGAAGCTCACCGCCTGA
- a CDS encoding LLM class F420-dependent oxidoreductase has translation MKFGIATFVTDEGIRPDALGEAVEERGFDSLFLAEHSHIPTSRQTPYPGGGELPRSYYRTFDPFVALTAAAVATSRLLLATGVALLPQRDLFHTAKEVASLDLLSGGRFLFGVGVGWNREEMRNHGTDPASRGALLNEQLSALKEIWTREEARFHGQHIDFDPIYQWPKPARKPHPPIYVGGESPAALARLARHGDGWLPRAQTAPEEIRSALRLLAEQGRPDISVTIFAAGGGSGLIEGWAEAGVERVTFFLPTRPREETLRLLDERAVLAQRYQG, from the coding sequence ATGAAGTTCGGTATCGCCACGTTCGTGACCGACGAGGGAATCCGTCCGGATGCCCTTGGGGAGGCCGTCGAGGAACGCGGCTTCGACTCGCTTTTCCTCGCCGAGCACTCCCACATTCCGACCAGCAGGCAGACTCCCTACCCGGGTGGCGGTGAGCTGCCCAGAAGCTACTACCGCACCTTCGACCCGTTCGTGGCGCTGACCGCGGCGGCCGTCGCGACCAGCAGGCTGCTGCTGGCCACGGGGGTGGCGCTGCTGCCGCAGCGGGATCTCTTCCACACCGCCAAGGAAGTGGCCAGCCTGGACCTGCTGTCCGGCGGTCGCTTCCTGTTCGGCGTCGGTGTCGGCTGGAACCGCGAGGAGATGCGCAACCACGGTACCGACCCAGCCTCGCGCGGTGCCCTGCTGAACGAACAACTGTCGGCGCTGAAGGAGATCTGGACACGCGAGGAGGCGCGGTTCCACGGCCAGCACATCGACTTCGACCCCATCTACCAGTGGCCCAAACCGGCCCGCAAGCCTCACCCACCGATCTACGTCGGGGGCGAAAGCCCCGCGGCCCTCGCCAGGCTCGCCCGCCACGGGGACGGCTGGCTGCCGCGGGCGCAGACCGCGCCGGAAGAGATCCGTTCGGCGTTGCGCCTGCTCGCAGAACAGGGCAGGCCGGACATCTCCGTGACGATCTTCGCGGCGGGTGGCGGCAGCGGTCTCATCGAGGGTTGGGCCGAGGCCGGAGTGGAGCGGGTGACGTTCTTCCTGCCGACCAGGCCGAGGGAGGAGACCCTGCGCCTGCTCGACGAACGCGCCGTGCTGGCGCAGCGGTACCAAGGGTAG